A window of Rhodopirellula halodulae contains these coding sequences:
- a CDS encoding ABC transporter ATP-binding protein, protein MSSTVADPMEDATVPEAEPSVAGTIVAVDGLKKVYRSGWLKSGQVQALSGVTLHADAGQVFGLLGPNGAGKTTLIKILLGVIRSTGGSASLFGLPAGSAAARRRVGYLPESLRVDRHHTARTALKYYGRLSGLDAAIIQQRSDELLKLVGLEGRDRESVKRFSKGMLQRLGLAQALMHDPDLLVLDEPTDGLDPVGRSEVRRVIERLRDSGKTIFLNSHILHEVELVCTHLAIMAKGRVLASGPIGQLSGPGLEVPTSSLTIHMDLEVERSRLETLQSELEPMMGSDAAWQLVRSSPDTDRWRVQLSCDDQSDVDATVDVIREYQASILMLQPHRHTLEDTFMQLVRQAHSPVEPDVLN, encoded by the coding sequence GTGAGTTCGACCGTCGCCGATCCGATGGAGGACGCAACTGTCCCGGAAGCTGAACCCAGCGTCGCCGGGACGATCGTCGCGGTGGACGGACTGAAAAAAGTCTATCGAAGCGGGTGGCTCAAAAGCGGACAGGTGCAGGCGTTGTCTGGCGTCACCTTGCACGCCGACGCCGGACAAGTGTTTGGTTTGCTGGGGCCCAATGGCGCGGGCAAGACAACGCTGATCAAGATCTTGCTCGGTGTCATTCGTTCAACGGGCGGATCAGCGTCGTTGTTCGGGCTTCCCGCCGGTTCCGCCGCGGCGCGCCGACGCGTTGGCTACCTACCTGAATCGCTTCGGGTCGACCGTCATCACACCGCACGCACCGCGCTGAAGTACTACGGTCGACTCAGCGGTTTGGACGCGGCAATTATCCAACAACGCAGTGACGAGTTGTTGAAGCTGGTCGGTTTGGAAGGTCGAGACCGAGAATCGGTGAAGCGGTTCAGCAAGGGCATGTTGCAACGTCTGGGACTCGCACAAGCCTTGATGCACGATCCGGACTTGCTCGTTCTGGACGAACCCACGGATGGACTGGATCCGGTCGGACGTTCGGAAGTTCGACGCGTTATTGAGCGACTGCGTGATTCGGGAAAAACAATCTTCCTCAACAGTCACATCTTGCACGAAGTCGAATTGGTCTGCACTCATTTGGCCATCATGGCCAAGGGACGAGTTCTGGCTTCGGGACCCATCGGGCAGTTGAGCGGCCCGGGCCTCGAAGTCCCAACGTCGTCGTTAACGATCCACATGGACTTGGAGGTAGAACGATCGCGGTTGGAGACACTGCAATCGGAGTTGGAACCGATGATGGGGTCGGATGCGGCGTGGCAATTGGTGCGTTCCAGTCCGGACACCGATCGTTGGCGAGTACAACTGAGTTGTGATGACCAATCCGATGTGGATGCGACGGTCGATGTGATTCGTGAATACCAAGCATCAATCCTGATGTTGCAACCGCATCGGCACACGCTGGAAGACACATTCATGCAACTGGTTCGACAGGCACACTCGCCCGTGGAGCCGGACGTGTTGAACTGA
- a CDS encoding ABC transporter permease produces MASRVLWAAMLAIWVLLGLLAPIGVREDYTTTFRWFDVYNGTRMKAMLAQGMVDPSLDDKPLGRIASAMPEELSRKLKRVGEGDEVRIPLPMLTDALNDLIDQQYKELRSDQDAVDEIDGDEAQQQPKQSWYDANVWSETVRLRELRELDDTPDDELSDSLIRRRARLRVEAALPGVFEARSARSVLLTYGTLDFPTGFEIDRARFESLFNQFVIPTLVHWLLGFVLVFLGVLVTASIIPDMLQAGSLHLLLSKPVSRPALLIAKFVGGCAFVFLCVAQLVIGLYLIAGIRLEIWNPRILWCIPVAVFLFAVFFSVSVPAGLKWRSPIISIAAAGALAAICVVFSVIAGVFDTRIVQPDRIAGMVHVGDDLIAVTAGGGMNRLDEDGSRWVEMMESKAMSNDRVLRPVAIDNDHVLTARIRNGKFNPFGSGSLDLIVLDRGNDWKPQPGLRLPTATERLMVINRNEASGSGQTLAINTADMLITTNGQILESIGKEPEDDADDNSATPDGEGRSPRGASSNSIGAWLGTLMTMQGGATEDFVSILPKNVVLRPPIRLALPLTGGAKSDSDSEAKLWVLNGGQLQCLQADGDPVANVWLRTVNVDLPHDDTPLPPVLAAASKYVIASTGDEQAHVIDAETGEELIQCEWPNEIAPLAIHAIAENQFFVVTTDGDGHLMRVVADESGDGWLEIISTINTDDIESVLVDASDTEEVVRLALAHDVDRISIYRTSKAEKGRFELMETIEPERSFWRRIDRYAVGLLELLTPQVLALGDTTAGMVSGKQAFIINGGDMETGEVVRYGILRPILSCGVFIVVMLSLSCLYFARSDF; encoded by the coding sequence ATGGCTTCGCGTGTGTTGTGGGCTGCGATGCTGGCCATCTGGGTTCTGTTGGGTTTGCTGGCACCGATCGGTGTTCGAGAAGACTACACCACAACGTTCCGTTGGTTCGATGTCTACAACGGGACTCGCATGAAAGCCATGTTGGCACAGGGCATGGTTGATCCGAGTCTGGACGACAAGCCTTTGGGACGAATTGCCAGTGCGATGCCCGAGGAACTGTCTCGCAAGCTCAAACGCGTTGGTGAAGGCGACGAGGTCCGCATTCCCTTGCCAATGTTGACGGACGCGTTGAACGATTTGATCGATCAGCAGTACAAGGAGCTGAGATCGGATCAGGACGCGGTGGATGAAATCGATGGCGACGAAGCACAACAGCAACCCAAACAATCTTGGTACGACGCAAACGTTTGGTCAGAAACGGTTCGCCTCAGGGAGCTCCGCGAATTGGATGACACACCGGACGATGAACTTTCCGATTCGTTGATCCGACGCCGCGCACGTTTGCGAGTGGAAGCTGCTTTGCCGGGAGTCTTCGAGGCGAGAAGTGCTCGTTCAGTCTTGCTGACCTACGGCACGCTGGACTTTCCGACAGGATTTGAGATCGACCGTGCGCGTTTTGAATCGCTTTTCAATCAGTTTGTGATTCCGACGCTTGTGCACTGGTTGCTCGGTTTCGTGCTGGTTTTCTTAGGCGTGTTGGTCACGGCATCGATTATCCCTGACATGCTGCAAGCCGGTTCTTTGCACTTGTTGCTGAGCAAGCCCGTATCGCGGCCCGCTCTGTTGATCGCAAAATTTGTGGGCGGGTGCGCATTTGTGTTCCTTTGCGTTGCACAACTGGTCATTGGGTTGTACTTGATCGCTGGGATCCGACTGGAGATATGGAACCCCAGGATTTTGTGGTGCATTCCGGTCGCGGTGTTCCTCTTTGCAGTTTTCTTCAGTGTTTCCGTACCAGCAGGACTGAAGTGGCGTTCGCCAATCATCTCGATCGCCGCAGCCGGTGCTCTGGCGGCGATCTGCGTTGTCTTCAGCGTCATCGCGGGCGTTTTTGATACTCGCATTGTTCAACCGGATCGAATCGCCGGCATGGTTCATGTGGGTGACGATCTGATTGCGGTGACGGCCGGTGGCGGCATGAATCGTCTCGACGAAGACGGTTCGCGCTGGGTCGAGATGATGGAAAGCAAAGCCATGTCCAACGATCGCGTTCTACGTCCCGTCGCGATCGACAATGACCATGTGCTCACCGCACGAATTCGAAACGGTAAGTTCAATCCGTTTGGCTCCGGCTCGTTGGATTTGATCGTGCTGGATCGCGGCAACGATTGGAAGCCACAGCCAGGGTTGCGTTTGCCGACGGCCACCGAGCGTCTGATGGTCATCAACCGAAACGAAGCATCCGGTTCAGGACAAACACTGGCGATCAATACAGCCGACATGTTGATCACCACCAACGGTCAAATTTTGGAATCGATCGGCAAGGAACCGGAAGATGATGCGGATGACAACTCTGCGACACCTGATGGTGAAGGCCGGTCACCAAGAGGCGCTTCATCCAATTCAATTGGAGCTTGGTTGGGGACACTGATGACCATGCAAGGTGGCGCAACGGAGGATTTCGTTTCGATCCTGCCAAAGAATGTCGTTTTGCGTCCACCCATTCGACTGGCGTTGCCTTTGACGGGTGGCGCGAAGTCTGACTCTGATTCGGAAGCCAAGTTGTGGGTCTTGAACGGCGGTCAGTTGCAGTGCTTGCAAGCAGATGGAGATCCGGTTGCGAACGTCTGGTTGCGAACCGTCAACGTCGACCTGCCCCACGATGACACGCCGTTGCCACCGGTCTTGGCGGCGGCATCGAAATACGTCATCGCGAGCACCGGGGATGAGCAAGCCCATGTGATCGACGCCGAAACGGGCGAAGAATTGATTCAATGCGAATGGCCCAATGAGATTGCTCCTCTGGCGATTCATGCGATCGCAGAGAATCAATTCTTTGTTGTCACGACCGACGGTGACGGCCATCTCATGCGGGTTGTCGCCGACGAGTCTGGTGATGGTTGGCTCGAGATCATTTCAACAATCAATACCGATGACATTGAATCGGTTCTTGTCGACGCGTCCGACACGGAAGAGGTCGTGCGTTTGGCTCTGGCTCATGATGTCGATCGGATCAGTATCTATCGGACATCAAAAGCGGAAAAGGGACGGTTTGAACTGATGGAAACAATCGAACCGGAACGATCGTTTTGGCGTCGAATTGATCGTTACGCCGTGGGGTTGCTGGAGCTTCTCACGCCCCAAGTCCTCGCACTCGGCGACACCACGGCTGGGATGGTTTCCGGGAAACAGGCCTTCATCATCAACGGCGGCGACATGGAGACCGGCGAAGTGGTCCGCTATGGAATCCTCCGTCCCATCCTCAGTTGCGGCGTTTTCATCGTGGTGATGTTGAGCCTGAGCTGCCTTTATTTTGCCCGCAGCGATTTCTAG
- a CDS encoding response regulator, translated as MCEHKRVLFVDDDAIILRVMRRSLGDVYDVEVANSGQAALEILSNEGPFDCLVSDMRMPQMDGVELVNRVETGHPRLPCIILTGNQDEESELRAKNDCNAFRLLNKPCPRDEIIESIEDAIRSAENSNPNPIERSRQVTSV; from the coding sequence ATGTGCGAACACAAACGAGTGTTGTTCGTTGATGACGACGCAATCATTTTGCGTGTCATGCGGCGCAGTCTCGGGGACGTCTATGACGTGGAAGTCGCAAATTCCGGGCAAGCAGCGCTAGAGATTTTGTCAAACGAGGGGCCGTTTGACTGTCTCGTCAGCGACATGCGTATGCCACAGATGGATGGTGTCGAATTGGTCAATCGTGTGGAAACGGGGCACCCGCGATTGCCGTGCATCATTCTGACTGGCAACCAGGACGAGGAAAGCGAACTGCGTGCGAAGAACGATTGCAACGCGTTTCGACTGCTAAACAAACCTTGTCCTCGAGATGAAATCATCGAGTCGATCGAAGATGCCATCCGCAGTGCCGAGAATTCCAATCCAAATCCAATCGAGCGATCGAGGCAAGTCACCTCCGTCTAG
- a CDS encoding PAS domain S-box protein: protein MKRFVFLALITLVIGFLATFATMEVVRHSALRHDHQRFDRLADKVQSEYQRRMKENELGLIAVQCLFSARERVEFDEFNQLIQRIRMKDDVLDAAAFGYLEVVPDTPDAIQAFKEELADYDLPSWKVFTPSDAGVEGQIPSEAALVPGRFLIKFIESDTRYSHLIGLDMSTEKVRRATAELAARTGDACISPRLQLVSDAPDAAGFLWFVPHYHGNPSNEEERLANILGWVGMAVDTESLFGGLDAITEGELGYKLSIVEEDGRAFQLIASASKPNADFPRMKRTLLEKSGKQVWRIDVYPTSRFSTTVPSTVWAVGLGGGCCTLLVSALVLLLGVSAYRARKMADRMTLDLRRLAMVAKRTTNGVIITDNERRITWVNEGFTRITGYTLEEVVGKVPGRILQCEQTDSNTVNQIRSALNAKEGFCGELLNKKKDGTLYWVYLDIQPLYDDEGYMLGYLSIENDVSDSRLAAEGLERANRRTQYALDGGKMSLWDWDIESGIVTYDSRCESITGHTSDPDGDKIEVWFDRIYRGDLAEVKRNIDRCIAGETEYFEIEWRCLLEDGNYNWLFARGQALSRDENGVATVMAGTTMEINERKRVELALVESEKRSQAIFKTSQDGFLFLRGAEIVDCNPRALEMYGFDSVEEISGTNVVSLSPEYQPGGELSEVLGHQLIEKIHEKGALHFEWTHQSKDGRTFECDISVAAFRLSGEEYMQAVVRDISSKNQMRRQLSQTQKLESIGQLAAGVAHEINTPMQCVFGNVEYLSSAVEKVFSLTEAYRKVGGVGEQIVNDDETIRMAEKKCRFDDLKIDISESIEEAHDASNRVIEIVRAMKTMSHPGSAAKQLTNLNQLVHDATTVARNHWKYVAELEFQLDDTIDLLPMYAAPMSQVILNLVVNSADAIGEKVGKEPDELGKITVSTVNEGDHVCIKVRDSGDGMPEDVRRRVFDPFFTTKEVGKGTGQGLAIAYDVVVNQHHGSIQVDSTPSQGTCFTVRLPTNQETSENAMIGAPVSNSTDAGPLNSTLIS, encoded by the coding sequence ATGAAACGGTTCGTTTTTCTGGCGTTGATCACGCTTGTGATCGGCTTCCTCGCGACATTCGCGACGATGGAGGTCGTTCGCCATAGCGCGCTACGACATGATCATCAGCGTTTTGATCGCTTGGCAGACAAAGTCCAGAGCGAATACCAGCGACGGATGAAGGAAAATGAACTTGGTTTGATTGCAGTTCAGTGCCTCTTCTCAGCTCGTGAGCGGGTCGAATTCGACGAGTTCAATCAATTGATTCAACGCATCCGAATGAAAGACGATGTGTTGGACGCGGCGGCGTTTGGATACTTGGAGGTCGTTCCCGATACGCCTGATGCAATCCAAGCATTCAAGGAGGAACTGGCTGACTATGATCTGCCAAGTTGGAAAGTGTTCACCCCGAGCGATGCTGGCGTCGAAGGCCAAATCCCTTCGGAAGCAGCGTTGGTTCCTGGTCGCTTCCTTATCAAGTTCATCGAAAGCGACACTCGATACAGCCACCTGATCGGACTGGACATGTCCACGGAAAAGGTGCGTCGAGCGACCGCAGAATTGGCCGCCAGAACTGGCGATGCGTGTATCTCTCCACGTCTGCAACTTGTCAGTGACGCACCCGATGCCGCCGGCTTTCTGTGGTTTGTCCCTCACTATCATGGCAACCCATCCAACGAAGAAGAACGCCTCGCGAACATCTTGGGATGGGTTGGAATGGCGGTCGACACCGAGTCATTGTTCGGTGGTTTGGACGCCATCACCGAAGGCGAATTAGGGTACAAGTTGTCGATCGTGGAGGAAGACGGGCGTGCCTTTCAGCTCATCGCCAGTGCCAGCAAACCAAATGCGGACTTCCCGCGGATGAAAAGGACATTGCTGGAAAAGTCCGGAAAACAAGTTTGGCGAATCGATGTTTACCCCACTTCGCGTTTCTCAACCACGGTGCCTTCCACGGTTTGGGCCGTTGGGTTGGGTGGCGGCTGTTGCACGTTGTTGGTCTCGGCATTGGTGTTGCTGCTGGGAGTCAGCGCGTACCGGGCCCGCAAAATGGCTGATCGGATGACGCTTGATCTTCGCCGCTTGGCCATGGTCGCGAAGCGGACGACCAACGGGGTGATCATCACCGATAACGAGCGAAGAATCACCTGGGTCAACGAAGGCTTCACCCGCATTACGGGATACACATTGGAAGAAGTGGTCGGCAAAGTCCCGGGCAGGATTCTTCAGTGCGAACAAACTGACAGCAACACCGTCAATCAGATCCGCAGTGCGCTGAACGCAAAAGAGGGATTCTGTGGCGAGTTACTGAACAAGAAGAAAGACGGCACTTTGTATTGGGTCTATCTCGATATTCAGCCGTTGTACGATGACGAAGGTTACATGCTGGGTTACCTCTCCATCGAAAATGATGTCTCCGATTCGCGCCTGGCGGCGGAAGGGTTGGAACGAGCCAACCGCCGGACGCAATATGCCTTGGACGGCGGGAAGATGTCTTTGTGGGATTGGGATATTGAAAGTGGAATCGTCACTTACGACAGTCGTTGCGAGAGCATCACCGGACACACCAGCGACCCGGATGGCGACAAGATCGAAGTCTGGTTTGACCGAATCTACCGAGGCGACTTGGCTGAGGTGAAGCGAAATATTGATCGTTGTATCGCAGGCGAAACCGAATACTTCGAAATTGAATGGCGTTGCCTGTTGGAGGACGGAAACTACAACTGGCTGTTCGCTCGCGGACAGGCACTCTCTCGAGATGAGAACGGAGTTGCCACCGTAATGGCTGGTACAACGATGGAAATCAACGAACGCAAACGGGTCGAGCTCGCACTGGTCGAGAGCGAAAAGCGTTCGCAAGCCATTTTCAAGACATCGCAGGACGGATTCTTGTTCTTGCGTGGTGCGGAAATTGTGGACTGCAACCCGCGAGCACTCGAGATGTATGGATTTGATTCGGTGGAAGAGATCTCCGGAACCAATGTGGTCAGTTTGTCGCCGGAGTATCAACCCGGCGGTGAGCTGTCAGAAGTTTTGGGGCATCAGCTCATCGAGAAAATTCATGAAAAGGGGGCGTTGCATTTCGAATGGACTCATCAATCCAAGGATGGACGAACGTTCGAGTGTGATATTTCTGTCGCCGCATTTCGATTGTCAGGCGAAGAGTACATGCAAGCGGTGGTTCGGGACATCTCGAGCAAAAATCAGATGCGTCGCCAACTGTCTCAAACTCAAAAGCTGGAAAGCATCGGTCAATTGGCGGCCGGTGTAGCTCACGAGATCAACACGCCAATGCAATGTGTGTTTGGAAACGTTGAGTACCTCAGCAGTGCCGTCGAAAAAGTGTTCTCGTTGACCGAGGCCTATCGCAAAGTTGGGGGCGTCGGTGAGCAGATTGTCAACGACGACGAGACCATACGCATGGCCGAGAAGAAATGTCGCTTCGATGATCTGAAGATCGACATCAGCGAATCGATTGAGGAGGCGCATGATGCGTCGAACCGAGTGATCGAAATCGTCCGCGCGATGAAAACAATGTCGCATCCTGGATCGGCCGCCAAACAACTGACCAATCTGAACCAACTGGTCCATGACGCGACAACAGTGGCCAGAAATCACTGGAAATATGTCGCGGAACTTGAGTTTCAATTGGACGATACGATTGATTTGCTGCCGATGTATGCGGCGCCGATGAGCCAAGTCATTTTGAACCTGGTCGTGAACTCAGCCGATGCAATTGGGGAAAAAGTCGGCAAGGAACCAGACGAACTCGGCAAGATCACCGTTTCGACGGTCAACGAAGGCGATCACGTTTGCATCAAGGTGCGAGATTCAGGAGATGGGATGCCGGAAGACGTTCGACGCCGGGTGTTCGATCCATTCTTCACGACCAAAGAAGTTGGAAAGGGGACCGGGCAAGGACTCGCGATCGCCTATGACGTTGTTGTCAATCAACATCACGGTTCGATTCAGGTCGATTCAACGCCCTCGCAAGGGACTTGCTTTACCGTCCGATTGCCGACGAATCAGGAGACATCCGAAAATGCAATGATCGGGGCTCCTGTTTCAAACAGCACTGACGCTGGACCACTCAATTCAACTCTGATTTCTTAA
- a CDS encoding VOC family protein, with protein sequence MSQPPLFHRLDHIAIVVRDTDEALAFYRDQLGLSVLIDERIESGQVRLTHLDMGNLHLQLVQPLTEDHPLQEHLKQRGEALHHLCFECDDVKKTFDQLSDRSMKPKSETPHDGVLGKKAGFIDPQTTRGVVWEMTGPQ encoded by the coding sequence ATGTCGCAACCGCCTCTCTTTCACCGTTTGGATCACATCGCTATCGTCGTGCGTGATACGGACGAAGCCCTGGCGTTCTACCGTGACCAGTTGGGGCTTTCGGTATTGATCGATGAACGGATTGAATCAGGGCAAGTTCGTTTGACCCATTTGGACATGGGGAACTTGCACCTTCAATTGGTCCAGCCACTCACGGAGGACCATCCGTTGCAAGAACATCTCAAACAACGTGGTGAGGCTTTGCATCACTTGTGCTTTGAGTGCGACGATGTCAAAAAAACGTTTGACCAATTGAGCGATCGAAGCATGAAGCCGAAGAGCGAGACGCCTCATGACGGTGTGCTTGGAAAGAAAGCTGGCTTCATCGATCCGCAAACCACTCGAGGCGTCGTTTGGGAGATGACGGGACCTCAGTGA
- a CDS encoding four-carbon acid sugar kinase family protein, with amino-acid sequence MSLTLENALAGVSAERSSSLLSDIRQQMKSDSRKVVVLDDDPTGTQTVYDTPVRTTWGVNELVKSFESDQAMFYILTNSRSLPEEAAVELAKEIGANLNEASKRTGRPFVVISRSDSTLRGHYPAEVDAMASVIGISNAVHVIVPFFLQGGRFTINDVHYVAEEDRLIPASETPFAQDAAFGFQNSDLRDWAVEKHRGELDPAKVHSVSLEELRSEDLSSLSVRLTQLPPGSVCVVNAASMRDIEAFVHAVRTAEAAGQTFIYRTAASFVQAFAGLEPRELLTTEEMVDPSSETGLVVVGSYVPKTTQQLAHLLENSMDVKSVVLDVDRLLQDESKNYLDTVVDEVNRCLQTNHVVLSSSRRLITGADAAASLSIGNRVSAALVSIVERLNQRPRFLIAKGGITSSDVATKGLHAKEAMVLGQILPGIPVWKMPDHSRFPGMAYVVFPGNVGGKEALLEAFNKLANTTS; translated from the coding sequence ATGTCTCTGACCCTCGAAAACGCTCTCGCGGGAGTTTCCGCTGAACGCTCCAGCTCTTTGTTGTCCGATATTCGGCAGCAGATGAAATCCGATTCGCGCAAAGTAGTGGTGCTGGATGATGACCCAACTGGTACTCAAACCGTTTACGACACTCCCGTCCGCACCACATGGGGCGTTAATGAATTGGTGAAATCGTTTGAGTCGGATCAGGCGATGTTCTACATCCTCACCAACTCAAGATCACTTCCCGAAGAAGCCGCCGTTGAACTCGCAAAAGAAATCGGAGCAAACCTCAACGAGGCATCCAAGCGAACTGGCCGACCTTTCGTGGTCATCAGTCGCAGCGATTCCACGTTGCGGGGTCACTACCCGGCTGAAGTCGATGCAATGGCTTCCGTCATCGGCATCTCCAACGCGGTTCACGTCATTGTTCCGTTCTTCTTGCAAGGCGGTCGTTTCACGATCAATGATGTTCACTACGTCGCCGAGGAAGACCGTCTCATCCCTGCTTCGGAAACTCCGTTTGCTCAGGACGCCGCCTTTGGTTTTCAGAATAGCGATCTGAGAGATTGGGCGGTTGAGAAACATCGTGGCGAGTTGGACCCAGCAAAGGTCCATTCGGTTTCGCTGGAGGAACTGCGGTCGGAGGACTTGAGTTCGCTCAGCGTGCGATTGACTCAGTTGCCACCTGGATCAGTATGCGTGGTGAATGCTGCGTCAATGCGAGACATCGAGGCCTTTGTTCACGCCGTCAGGACTGCCGAAGCCGCCGGGCAGACATTCATCTATCGGACGGCGGCGAGTTTCGTCCAAGCTTTCGCGGGGCTCGAACCACGGGAACTGCTGACGACAGAAGAAATGGTCGATCCGAGCTCCGAGACCGGTTTGGTCGTCGTTGGTTCGTACGTTCCCAAAACCACGCAGCAGCTCGCTCACCTGCTGGAAAACAGCATGGACGTGAAATCCGTTGTGTTGGACGTCGATCGTTTGCTTCAGGACGAGTCGAAGAACTACCTGGACACCGTCGTCGATGAAGTCAACCGATGCTTGCAAACCAACCATGTTGTGTTGTCGTCTTCGCGTCGACTGATCACGGGAGCGGACGCTGCTGCCAGTCTTTCGATCGGCAACCGAGTTTCCGCGGCGTTGGTGTCGATCGTTGAGCGATTGAATCAACGCCCGAGATTCTTGATCGCCAAGGGAGGGATCACGTCCAGCGATGTTGCCACCAAGGGACTTCACGCAAAAGAGGCGATGGTTCTTGGGCAAATCTTACCGGGGATTCCCGTTTGGAAAATGCCTGACCACAGTCGCTTTCCTGGAATGGCCTACGTCGTTTTCCCTGGTAATGTCGGTGGTAAAGAAGCCCTCTTGGAGGCTTTCAACAAACTCGCAAACACGACGAGCTAG
- a CDS encoding cyclase family protein: protein MKVVDLTLTLEPGMRGVEFESKFTLAKDGWNASTLHLYSHCGTHMDAPLHFEAAPQTIDQIPIEDCLGPAWVVDLTHLKPKTPIEVHHLQTVADQHRPGDALLFRTGWSRHVHDADYYRDNFQPISPELATWMVEHKVRLIGVEPPSVADVNDLPAVTLVHKILLGGNVIIVEGLTNLDTITGPKCLFGAMPLKVAGGDGAPCRAFAILDAPIDQ from the coding sequence ATGAAGGTCGTCGATCTGACGTTGACGCTGGAACCTGGAATGCGGGGCGTCGAATTTGAAAGCAAGTTCACGCTTGCGAAAGATGGATGGAATGCGAGCACACTTCATCTCTATTCGCACTGCGGAACGCACATGGATGCGCCGCTGCATTTCGAAGCTGCCCCGCAAACGATTGATCAAATTCCGATTGAGGATTGTCTGGGGCCGGCTTGGGTGGTGGACCTGACTCACCTCAAGCCTAAAACTCCAATCGAGGTGCATCACCTTCAAACCGTTGCCGATCAACATCGTCCCGGCGATGCATTGTTGTTTAGAACAGGTTGGAGTCGGCATGTTCACGACGCGGACTACTACCGAGACAACTTCCAACCAATCAGCCCTGAGTTGGCGACTTGGATGGTCGAACACAAGGTGCGTCTGATCGGCGTGGAACCGCCATCAGTTGCTGATGTCAACGACCTGCCCGCCGTGACGCTCGTCCACAAGATTTTGCTTGGGGGAAACGTGATCATCGTCGAAGGGCTAACGAACCTGGACACGATCACGGGCCCAAAGTGTTTGTTTGGGGCCATGCCGCTAAAAGTCGCTGGAGGTGATGGTGCTCCGTGCCGCGCCTTCGCAATTCTAGATGCTCCAATCGATCAATGA
- a CDS encoding Gfo/Idh/MocA family protein translates to MSEDPQKIRLRGAVIGAGYFSQFHYDAWQRMDDVEMVACCDMDLDKANTIAEQHGIPAVHQDYRQMLDEHPVDFVDVITRPDTHLPLCDEISSRGHAIICQKPLAPSVQEANELVDLMQQRGVRFMVHENFRFQPWYREMKRLMEAGVIGDRLHSISFRNRAGDGHGDDAYLARQPYFQTMPKFLIFEAGIHTIDTFRYLGGEISQTWCWHRKLNPVIAGEDTAIGVFKFEDGAMGLYDANRFNESTSKNPRYTFGEVLLEGNEGSIRLYDDGRLTIQPLGEKERDHDYSPSQHGFAGDCVFATQRHFIDCLRSGQPFETDGQSYLKSLAVQEAMYASSQSGNWETPQ, encoded by the coding sequence ATGAGCGAAGATCCGCAAAAAATTCGACTGCGAGGTGCTGTTATTGGGGCGGGCTACTTCAGCCAATTCCATTATGACGCCTGGCAGCGTATGGATGACGTCGAAATGGTTGCTTGTTGTGACATGGATCTCGACAAAGCCAACACCATCGCAGAACAACATGGAATTCCCGCGGTCCACCAAGACTATCGACAGATGTTGGACGAACATCCGGTGGACTTTGTCGATGTCATCACTCGCCCGGACACCCACCTTCCGCTCTGCGATGAGATTTCCAGTCGCGGCCATGCGATCATTTGCCAGAAACCCCTGGCACCCAGCGTTCAGGAAGCCAATGAATTGGTCGACTTGATGCAGCAACGTGGGGTCCGCTTCATGGTTCACGAAAACTTTCGTTTCCAGCCATGGTATCGCGAAATGAAACGATTGATGGAGGCGGGCGTTATCGGAGATCGGCTGCATTCGATTTCGTTTCGAAATCGTGCGGGCGATGGACATGGGGACGACGCCTACTTGGCACGTCAGCCATATTTTCAAACGATGCCGAAGTTCCTTATTTTCGAAGCCGGCATTCACACCATCGACACGTTCCGATACCTCGGCGGCGAAATTTCGCAAACTTGGTGTTGGCATCGAAAACTGAACCCGGTCATCGCGGGGGAAGACACCGCGATTGGCGTTTTCAAGTTTGAAGACGGTGCGATGGGATTGTACGACGCCAACCGATTCAACGAATCCACCTCGAAGAACCCCCGTTACACCTTCGGCGAGGTGTTGTTGGAGGGAAATGAGGGATCGATCCGGCTATACGACGACGGGCGATTGACCATTCAGCCGTTGGGCGAGAAGGAACGTGATCACGACTATTCGCCCAGCCAACATGGTTTTGCGGGTGATTGTGTCTTTGCCACCCAGCGGCACTTCATTGATTGTCTAAGATCCGGCCAACCATTTGAAACGGATGGCCAGAGTTATCTAAAGAGTCTTGCCGTTCAGGAAGCCATGTACGCGTCGTCTCAATCCGGGAACTGGGAGACTCCTCAATGA